Within Treponema primitia ZAS-1, the genomic segment TCCCTTTTTTATACCTTTATGCTACACAAAAAGAAGAATACTACATTGTAAAGAATAAAAAGGAGATTTGACCTTAATTCAAATTGAATTCTTGATTGATATTTTTTATGATAAGGGGGGAGCGTGCGTCCCCTAAAATTGCTCATTTTTGTTAGCCTTGTTATTTTTTAATGCAGCCCTGCCTTACAGTACCGGAAAATGTCTCATTAAAGACCAGTACAGACTAGTCAAGATAAACACAGCTCACAAGAAAAAAAGAATCCCTGCTTTCTTAATGACCAAAATGGAAAGGGGCGCGGGGAAACCGGAGACCGTAAATATGCTATGTCCTTGTCTAATTGAAAATGTGGGAGGTATAGGCTTAATAAATGTCTTTATTTTGATAACTTATTAAGTCTAACCAAACTTTTAAATCGTAACTACTATTCCTTAATCGTAATATTCACCCAATGCCGCGCTTCGCTGGTTCGTTTCTGTCCAATTCCCAGCTCCTTTAAACGCATCCCAAAGAACTTTTCAGAACAAGCATGTTCATTGTTTTCTTCGCACCAGTCCTGGTAGCATTTGAAAAGCTCTCGTGATCGTATTCTCACCCCCGGCTTCTGATCACAGCGATCCTTTATGAAGCTGCCGATAATATCCATTTCCTCCCGGTATTCATCGGTAGCATTTTTCACCTCCGCAGGTATGGTCAGCCCTTCTGTTTTCCACCGCATGGCCCCTTTAATAAGCCAGTTTAATATTCCTGAAGATTCAGCAATAAGTTTATCCCCTAAATGCAGATCCCTTTTTGATTCGTCAATCGTGGTATTAAAGGGGATAGTTCTGATCCGCCGCCAAATCCCATGATCGGTCCCGCTGATTGTTGGCTTATGGTTTGTGGCCATAAATATCTTGAAAGTCGGAAAGAAATCAAAATATTCCCCGTATAGGAACCGGGCGGTCATCCGGTCATTGCCGGTGATCTGTTTAATCAGGGATTCCGACAATCTCCGTCCCTGTTCCGCTTCTGTGGTAGCAACAAAATGCATACCCCGGAGGTGGGCAATGTCATTGCTGATTCCATCCCCTTGCCGCCGCATAAAAGTCTCAGTTGGGGTAGAAGTCGCATAATCCCCCAGGACATGCATGATCACATTGATACAGGTACTTTTACCGTTTGCGCCATTGCCGATAAGGATAAACATGACCTGCTCACTGGTGTCGCCCGTTATACCCCAACCAAGGGCGGTTTGCCAAAAGCTAACCAACCCACCTTTAAACTCCATTATTTCCCGGATAAATTGCTCCCAGAGGGGACATTCTGCCGCAGGCTCATACGAGACGTTTGCCATCTTGGTGATAAAGTCTTCCTGCCGGTGTCCCCGGAATTCTCCGGTGGTCACCTGTATCGTCCCATTTTTGACATTGAGCAAAAAAGGATCTTTATCCAAATCATTCACTTCAATGTTCAGCTTGGGAATAAGGCTTGCCGCTTTGATAAAGGCTTCACGCCGCCGCGTCGATTCACTCTGTATTGCCGCCTTTTCAATAACGTCTTTTTCATGGTAATCGACGGTTTTTAGAATTTCATCATAGATAGAGCGGATCATTTCTAAACCTTTTTGATGAATCAAAGCGCCCTTGTCTACTTTCCAGTAGGAACCATTCCAGACCAGCCATTTTTTCCATTCCGGGACATACCGAATATCTGTACCGTACTTTTCCATAAGCCGTTCGGCATTGGTCGCATCGGTAAATTGAAACAACCCTGCTTTAAGCATATGAACCCGGAATAAATCGTTGTCCTGTTCCTGGATATTCCTTTTTTCGTGGAATTCTGCGGCGGTATGCGGCGCATAATTTGTGTCGTAACTCATTAAAATCCCTCCTTTGCCAGTACGGCGCAATACATCTTGAAAAAATAACACATCTGATCAAGGGCTATTTCTTTTGTGACCGGAGGCATATTGGTCTGAACCCGCCTTTTTGTTTCGTATAAAAGAAAGAGGCTTCCGGCCTTGGCTGCCCACTCCTCATTGATGAAATAAGCCAGCCCCCGGTAAACATCATCAGGCGGATCAATATGCTTTTGTCTAAACATATTCATTACCGCCTTGGCCATAATCGTTTCTTCCGTGAGGAAGTCAGATAAAATCCTTCGTTCCTTCCTCGTTTTGAAACGATGCTTTTCCATTGGATTAGCAAATCTCATGGTATTCTCCGTTTCATTTGTCACTTCCGTCATATAGATGGCTCACTTCACGCGTGGTCAGAAGCCGCTGCAGGTGATAATCCCGAAAGGTCAGCTCAAAACGAATCTTCCCATGGGGCGGAATCATTTCGAGTTCCTTGGCGATGTCCGTTTTAATTTGGTCGAACAGGGTTTCGGCGTTGGAGATTACTTCTGTCAGACCTCTGGTCTGCCGCATTGCTGCGCCTCCTGAACCGAAGGGACCCGGACAGTGGTGATAAATTGGGTAAGGTCATCTTCGGTAAACCGATAGACACCGCCAATTTTCCGGTAGGGGATACGCCGCAGACGGATCAGACGGCGTACCGTTACTTCGGAGATACCCAGTTCTCCAGCTGCCTGTTTAATGTTTAGTAACATACGTTTTCCTCCAAATGGTTATCTAAAAAATCCTGCCCTCCATACAGGTAATCCTTGCAGGGTTTTCCCTAATTGATAAGTATTACATGGTTATTTTAAACCTCCTCTATCGCTCTATACTCTACGTAAAAAGTGCAATTATATAAAACACATATCATTTCCGATCACCATTATTATCCTTCCGAATTTATTCCGGACAAACCACCTGTGGAGGTGATTTATTTCTTAGATACTAAATTAAGCCACTTCGCCTTATATGGAAAGTTCACAAAGGTAACTTTTCACAACCTTGTATAAAAATATGGGTTAGGGTTAAAAAAATTGCTTTACTATGTTATTTTATTGATCGAATGCTCGTAGGTATTACGCCCTTGCCTGGCTATCGGCTCGGTCTGAAAAGGCAGCAATTATAGCCATGAAAGGGTATATAAGCGCCGCGAGAGTTGGAGGATAGTTACCTTTTTCATAAATTGCATACTTTGCAGGAGGAAAAGGCAGCAGGCTTGCAAAATACCCTGATTAGTCCGGGGTGTTGGCGGCTCATTTTGGGGACAGTTTCGGAAAAGACCTAGACATAAAAGAGAACCGGCACCGCAAAATGCGAGGCCGATTCAATTACACATCCTTCGCTTATGCCCCTTTTTGTTCCGGAAACTTTAAAATGCCCCCGAATACTTCGCGCCCAACATTGCTGACTTCCTTGATGTTATCTTCGGTAATATGGTCGGCGTATTGGTCAAAGACTGCACGGCTCTTATGCCCGGTAATACGGGTTAGCTGCTCCGCAGTCATCCGATCACTCATCCGCGCCGCCCAATAGTGCCGCCAACTGTGGAAAACGATATTCCGCGCCTTCCGGTCAATTTTTTCCTGTTCCCGGCCTTCTTTTTCAAACTTCTCATTCAGTTTTTCAATTGCGTCATGGAGACCGTCAAGAATCAAATCATCCTGACAGGGCTTGTCATTGGTTAGGCTGTAGAAAATATAGGCGCCTTTTCCATGCAGGGTTTCCGCTTCATCAGCAAGCGCCAGTAGTTCGGCTTTTATTTCGGGGTACAAAGGGGCTTTGCGTTCATCGCCATTCTTTGGGGTTTTAAGTCCGTCCAGGCGACTATAGGAATGGCGGATATGCAGGCTTTGCTCCCCGATATCCTCACGCCGCAGCGCCAGAATCTCCCCAGATCTCATCCCGGTAGTTGCCGCCACCTTATTTGCCAAATATGCACGCTTTTCCGTCCATTCAAGATTGAATATAGCCACGGCTTCATTTTCGGTTAGGATCCCCCGCTTTGCAGGTTTCCCGCTAAACCGGGCAATGCCCTTGCAGGGGTCAAGCGGAATATACCCCTCTTGGGCAGCATACGAAAGGGCGGAAGTACCCAAGACCATTATCCCGTTTATGGTTGAGGGGCTACGTCCGGTATCTGAAAGGCCAAGGCTAAATATTTTGATATCCTGCCGGGTGATACTATTCAATGCCCGATCCTTGAAAAAGGGTTCCCAGTAGTTTATCACCCGGCCATGGTTTAACATGCAGTGATGCCGCCCGATACTATGCCCATGGGCAAGTTTATCCCGGACATAGGGGCTTTTTTCATAGTCCCAGAATTCCTTGAGATAATCAATAAATTTGACATTTCCCTTTCCGGTTGGAACAACCGGAATATCTATCAAACCTTTGGCTTTGAGCGCCACCACGATGGCAAAGGCGTCATCCCGTTCCAGGACGGCCTTTTTGATAGCCGAAAGAATCCCGGCCCGGTCTGCAACAACGCTTATGGGCTTGTTTTTGGAACTTTCCGTCCCGGCCAGATAGCCCGGCTGCTTAACCACGGGTAAGCCGTCTTTGAGCCAGTCGGCTACTACCAAAAGGGCTTCGTCCCGTGTCCGCTTGCCCGTACTCCGCGCATTGAGCTTGACCCCGGCGGTCGTTATAAGCTCGGCGTAAAACACCGAGCCCCGCTTATGCAAATAAAACCTGCGCATAAACCCCATCCTTTGGGAAAAGGCCGGACTTTAGTCCGCTTTCTCATACCTTTTCTCATAGCGATTTGATTGATGCGCAGGTTTTACCTGTAGCATTCTCTCTTTACAGTTTGTAATTCCTTGTAACACAAGGAATTAACTCACTTTGGGGAGTGAAGGATTCGAACCTACGAAGGCTGAGCCAACAGATTTACAGTGTCGGTTACAGCACCCATCTAAGCCTATTGCGACTTATTTTGGACCATTATGACCCAGTATTTCAAAAAGTCAAGGCCGGAATGACCCATTTAAGGGGATTCAAGCCTACCAAAGCATACCCTGAACCAAAATCTATGTGCCACTTTTATGTGCCACTTTTTGGGGGGACACATCTGTTTGTAACCAGGGATTCAGTCATTCTTGACTTCACCGGTGCCCAAGGGTCAATTCGATTTTCCTATTGCCGGGAGTAAAAAAAGAAGGTATACTAATAATTAAGAGGCATTTTGTGTCAGATACATACCAGTTGACCATTGAACTTCCTCAAACCGTAAAAGACATGCTACCCGATGCTGCAGAGGAAGCGAAACGACTAATCGCAATGAAGCTCTATCAGAATGGCGGCGTAAGTGTCGCCTGGGCGGCAGAAGTCGCTGGTATGAATCGATATTCCTTTGCTGACCTCCTTGCAGATAATAATATCCCCATACGGCAGCAGACTTTAGAGCAAGTAATGGCTGATGTGGAATCCCTTAAGCAGCTAAGGGACAAGTAGTGCTCGTAGTCGCTGATACGGGGCCGCTTATATCCCTATCTGTAATCGGTCAGCTCAATCTTCTGGATGCGTTATATTTCAATATAGCGATACCCGAAGCAGTCTGGCATGAACTTGAGAGCTATATTGATAGACTATCCATTCCTGATGCAAGGCGTTTCCAAAAAAATGTCATCCCGATCAAGGAA encodes:
- a CDS encoding DNA primase family protein, which gives rise to MSYDTNYAPHTAAEFHEKRNIQEQDNDLFRVHMLKAGLFQFTDATNAERLMEKYGTDIRYVPEWKKWLVWNGSYWKVDKGALIHQKGLEMIRSIYDEILKTVDYHEKDVIEKAAIQSESTRRREAFIKAASLIPKLNIEVNDLDKDPFLLNVKNGTIQVTTGEFRGHRQEDFITKMANVSYEPAAECPLWEQFIREIMEFKGGLVSFWQTALGWGITGDTSEQVMFILIGNGANGKSTCINVIMHVLGDYATSTPTETFMRRQGDGISNDIAHLRGMHFVATTEAEQGRRLSESLIKQITGNDRMTARFLYGEYFDFFPTFKIFMATNHKPTISGTDHGIWRRIRTIPFNTTIDESKRDLHLGDKLIAESSGILNWLIKGAMRWKTEGLTIPAEVKNATDEYREEMDIIGSFIKDRCDQKPGVRIRSRELFKCYQDWCEENNEHACSEKFFGMRLKELGIGQKRTSEARHWVNITIKE
- a CDS encoding helix-turn-helix domain-containing protein produces the protein MLLNIKQAAGELGISEVTVRRLIRLRRIPYRKIGGVYRFTEDDLTQFITTVRVPSVQEAQQCGRPEV
- a CDS encoding tyrosine-type recombinase/integrase, with amino-acid sequence MRRFYLHKRGSVFYAELITTAGVKLNARSTGKRTRDEALLVVADWLKDGLPVVKQPGYLAGTESSKNKPISVVADRAGILSAIKKAVLERDDAFAIVVALKAKGLIDIPVVPTGKGNVKFIDYLKEFWDYEKSPYVRDKLAHGHSIGRHHCMLNHGRVINYWEPFFKDRALNSITRQDIKIFSLGLSDTGRSPSTINGIMVLGTSALSYAAQEGYIPLDPCKGIARFSGKPAKRGILTENEAVAIFNLEWTEKRAYLANKVAATTGMRSGEILALRREDIGEQSLHIRHSYSRLDGLKTPKNGDERKAPLYPEIKAELLALADEAETLHGKGAYIFYSLTNDKPCQDDLILDGLHDAIEKLNEKFEKEGREQEKIDRKARNIVFHSWRHYWAARMSDRMTAEQLTRITGHKSRAVFDQYADHITEDNIKEVSNVGREVFGGILKFPEQKGA
- a CDS encoding UPF0175 family protein, whose protein sequence is MSDTYQLTIELPQTVKDMLPDAAEEAKRLIAMKLYQNGGVSVAWAAEVAGMNRYSFADLLADNNIPIRQQTLEQVMADVESLKQLRDK